From Streptomyces sp. NBC_01460, a single genomic window includes:
- a CDS encoding putative immunity protein, protein MILPKVRDPRFVTIRRGGTLTDPDHHLLALWAAACAEHVLDLFESARPEDPRPRRAIGLARAWVRGEVAMMEARAAGGHAMGAARDLRGAARHAAYAAGQAGVVAHVAAHELGAAAYAIKAARAAAPPGGSQASGRLECQWQRDQLPEAIREVVLDDQRLRNDICWSVFDC, encoded by the coding sequence ATGATCCTCCCGAAGGTCAGGGATCCTCGTTTCGTGACGATTCGCCGCGGTGGGACCCTCACCGACCCGGATCACCACCTCCTCGCCCTCTGGGCCGCAGCCTGCGCGGAGCACGTCCTTGATCTCTTCGAGTCGGCTCGGCCTGAGGACCCGAGGCCGCGCCGGGCGATCGGGCTTGCCCGCGCGTGGGTGCGTGGAGAGGTCGCGATGATGGAGGCACGGGCGGCGGGCGGCCATGCGATGGGCGCGGCTCGAGACCTGCGTGGCGCCGCACGGCATGCCGCGTACGCCGCAGGCCAGGCCGGAGTCGTCGCCCACGTCGCCGCGCACGAACTCGGGGCTGCTGCCTACGCGATCAAGGCCGCACGCGCTGCCGCGCCACCGGGCGGCAGCCAGGCCTCAGGGCGACTCGAGTGCCAGTGGCAGCGCGACCAGCTCCCGGAGGCGATTCGCGAGGTCGTTCTTGATGATCAACGGTTGCGGAACGACATCTGCTGGTCGGTGTTCGACTGCTGA
- a CDS encoding alpha/beta fold hydrolase — METYTLETAGADLVYDVRRPSTAAHERPPLLMIGQPMDATGFAALAARFPERTVATYDPRGLGRSIRKDGRVDHRPETQAEDVHAVIEALGAGPVEMFASSGGAVTALAVLAAYPGDVTTLVAHEPPLITLTPDGPAAVRARARVREAYEKRGWEAGMAAFVTMTSWEGEFTDAYFAQPDADPAAFGMPTEDDGSRDDPLLSDRSWAISDYRPDVDAIATAATRLVIAVGEESKDVQTGRTSVATAELLSRRVTTFPSHHGGFLDGEFGYPGKPDEFGHRLREVLDGAG; from the coding sequence ATGGAAACCTACACACTGGAGACCGCCGGGGCGGACCTCGTCTACGACGTTCGCCGTCCGTCGACGGCTGCTCACGAGCGTCCGCCGCTGCTGATGATCGGGCAGCCCATGGACGCCACCGGATTCGCCGCGCTCGCGGCCCGCTTCCCCGAGCGGACGGTGGCCACCTACGACCCGCGAGGGCTCGGTCGCAGCATCCGTAAGGACGGGCGGGTCGACCACAGACCCGAGACCCAGGCCGAGGACGTGCATGCCGTCATCGAGGCGCTCGGGGCCGGTCCTGTCGAGATGTTCGCCAGCAGCGGCGGCGCGGTCACCGCGCTCGCGGTCCTGGCGGCGTACCCGGGTGACGTGACCACTCTGGTCGCGCACGAGCCACCGCTCATCACGCTCACACCGGACGGGCCGGCGGCCGTGCGGGCGCGGGCCCGCGTACGGGAAGCGTACGAGAAGCGGGGGTGGGAGGCGGGGATGGCGGCGTTCGTGACCATGACCTCGTGGGAGGGTGAGTTCACCGACGCGTACTTCGCTCAGCCGGATGCCGATCCCGCCGCGTTCGGGATGCCCACCGAGGACGACGGATCACGCGATGATCCGCTGCTGTCCGACCGGTCCTGGGCGATCAGCGACTACCGGCCGGACGTCGACGCGATCGCCACGGCTGCGACCCGCTTGGTGATCGCGGTGGGTGAGGAGTCCAAGGACGTGCAGACCGGGCGCACCTCCGTCGCGACCGCCGAGCTGCTCAGCCGGCGGGTGACCACCTTCCCGAGTCATCACGGCGGTTTCCTCGACGGGGAGTTCGGCTACCCGGGCAAGCCGGACGAGTTCGGGCATCGGCTGCGTGAGGTGCTCGACGGCGCCGGGTAG
- a CDS encoding NADPH:quinone oxidoreductase family protein, with product MEINEQKSNDGRTTRALVQRSHRGPKDLTLTTGPLRLTPGPGEYLIRVGAAGVNFADVMQTHGTYEGGPQAPYMAGFEAAGEIVGVGPDVESALPLGTHVVGAGPGAFAQYMTMPAADALTVPAGWSDAEALGLVLNWATALAALKPLGEIRAGEVVLVHAAAGGVGQAAVRLAHHYGARVIATASPAKHDTVRALGADQVLDRARPDLAEEITRLTGGVDLVLESVGRATFEASLSVTKPFTGRVVVFGAASGDATVTTHDLVFTHQVQLKGLHIGALAVAAPSLYRSLLVEIESLIAQGVYPPGTPQVHPLAEGASVMQQLEAGQTCGKHALDPWLQECL from the coding sequence ATGGAGATCAACGAGCAGAAGAGCAACGACGGTCGGACGACACGGGCACTGGTCCAGCGGTCGCACCGAGGGCCGAAAGACCTGACCCTGACGACCGGTCCGCTCCGTCTCACCCCGGGGCCCGGCGAGTACCTCATCCGCGTGGGCGCCGCCGGGGTCAACTTCGCCGACGTCATGCAGACCCATGGCACGTACGAAGGAGGTCCACAGGCGCCGTACATGGCGGGCTTCGAAGCCGCGGGCGAGATCGTGGGCGTCGGCCCGGACGTCGAGAGCGCCCTTCCGCTCGGCACCCACGTCGTCGGAGCCGGACCAGGCGCCTTCGCGCAGTACATGACGATGCCGGCCGCTGATGCACTCACCGTGCCTGCCGGCTGGAGCGACGCCGAAGCCCTCGGCCTGGTGCTGAACTGGGCCACCGCCTTGGCGGCACTGAAGCCGTTGGGTGAGATCAGGGCGGGTGAGGTGGTCCTCGTCCATGCCGCGGCCGGAGGCGTGGGGCAGGCCGCCGTCCGCCTCGCCCACCACTACGGCGCACGCGTGATCGCCACGGCGTCACCGGCCAAGCACGACACCGTCAGAGCACTCGGTGCCGACCAAGTCCTGGACCGCGCACGCCCCGATCTGGCGGAGGAGATCACTCGCCTCACCGGCGGGGTCGACCTGGTCCTGGAGTCGGTGGGACGGGCGACCTTCGAGGCCAGCCTGTCGGTCACCAAACCCTTCACCGGACGTGTCGTCGTGTTCGGTGCCGCTTCCGGCGACGCCACCGTGACCACGCACGACCTGGTCTTCACTCACCAGGTCCAGCTCAAGGGCCTGCACATCGGTGCGCTGGCGGTTGCGGCACCGTCCCTCTACCGGTCGTTGCTCGTCGAGATCGAGTCACTCATCGCTCAGGGCGTCTACCCGCCCGGCACCCCTCAGGTTCACCCCCTGGCCGAGGGGGCGTCAGTGATGCAGCAACTCGAAGCCGGCCAGACATGCGGCAAGCACGCGCTCGATCCCTGGCTTCAGGAATGCCTGTGA
- a CDS encoding MerR family transcriptional regulator produces MKISDASRVSGVSARSLRHYEDEGLIVPGRFSNGFRDYCRSTIDRVLVIRSLLESGLPVRLIREALPSLTDGSDGGTDADHAEFLHEVQRHRDRLAARIAILSDQQAALDTYLREARSRRPMTAT; encoded by the coding sequence ATGAAGATCAGCGATGCTTCCAGGGTCAGCGGCGTGAGCGCGCGGTCGTTGCGGCACTACGAAGATGAAGGCCTGATCGTTCCCGGTCGTTTCAGCAACGGGTTCCGCGACTACTGCCGGTCCACCATCGACCGTGTGCTCGTCATTCGCTCGCTGCTCGAGTCCGGGCTGCCCGTGCGACTGATCAGGGAAGCCCTGCCGAGCCTCACCGACGGGTCCGATGGCGGCACGGACGCGGACCACGCGGAGTTCCTGCACGAGGTGCAGCGCCACCGCGATCGCCTCGCCGCGCGTATCGCCATTCTCAGCGATCAGCAAGCGGCACTCGACACCTACCTACGGGAGGCTCGGTCACGCCGCCCCATGACCGCCACTTGA
- a CDS encoding DUF4232 domain-containing protein encodes MRTDRRTAATVVAVMLASVAPTVAQASPATPSAAAPSACRPANHIAEITEAPASSGHHHYRVTLTAPRGHDACELEGSPTDVRFSDRGTRTRITVGHYGEQRTTVTFGPGRPVHFDVQVPNGARQVPADEASFTLQTPDGQIPGASFAHGRLKVAIGTLIGPVRHGA; translated from the coding sequence ATGCGTACCGACCGCAGGACCGCTGCCACCGTCGTCGCCGTGATGCTGGCCTCCGTGGCCCCCACGGTCGCGCAGGCCTCCCCGGCGACACCATCTGCCGCCGCTCCGTCCGCATGTCGTCCGGCCAACCACATCGCGGAGATCACCGAGGCACCCGCCAGTTCGGGGCATCACCACTACCGCGTGACCCTGACCGCGCCGCGCGGTCACGACGCCTGCGAACTGGAGGGTTCGCCGACCGACGTGCGCTTCTCCGACCGCGGGACGCGGACCCGGATCACCGTCGGCCACTACGGCGAGCAGCGCACCACAGTGACCTTCGGCCCCGGCCGCCCCGTGCACTTCGACGTGCAGGTCCCCAACGGCGCCCGCCAGGTTCCCGCTGACGAGGCATCCTTCACCCTCCAGACCCCGGACGGGCAGATCCCCGGCGCCTCCTTCGCGCACGGCAGGCTGAAGGTCGCCATCGGCACACTCATCGGTCCCGTGCGGCACGGAGCCTGA
- a CDS encoding adenylate kinase, with the protein MRILLIGPPGAGKGTQAVRLAAHLSIQHISTGDLFREHIGQGTELGQNAHTHIHAGLLVSDEVTIGMINERLARPDTERGFLLDGFPRNLVQARALDGILADSDSKLDAVLDLEIPEDQVVGRISGRRLCRQNHDHIFHVDHSPPEVAGLCDLCGGGLYQREDDREATVRQRLEVYRTETAPVVGHYRAQGLATTIPAHGQVQDVLNRALDAIGRGPADAAGTSS; encoded by the coding sequence ATGCGCATCCTTCTGATCGGGCCGCCCGGGGCCGGCAAGGGCACACAGGCAGTGCGCCTTGCCGCGCATCTGTCGATCCAGCACATCTCCACCGGTGACCTGTTTCGCGAGCACATCGGCCAGGGCACCGAGCTCGGACAGAACGCGCACACGCATATCCACGCCGGCCTTCTGGTATCGGACGAGGTCACGATCGGGATGATCAATGAGCGCCTCGCCCGCCCGGATACCGAGCGCGGCTTCCTGCTGGACGGCTTCCCCCGCAATCTTGTCCAGGCGCGGGCGCTGGACGGCATCCTGGCCGACTCGGATTCGAAGCTGGATGCCGTGCTCGACCTGGAGATTCCCGAGGACCAGGTGGTCGGACGGATCTCTGGGCGGCGGCTGTGCCGTCAGAACCACGACCACATCTTTCACGTGGACCACAGCCCGCCCGAAGTGGCAGGACTCTGCGACCTCTGCGGCGGCGGGCTGTACCAGCGCGAGGACGACCGCGAAGCAACCGTTCGTCAGCGCCTGGAGGTCTACCGTACAGAGACAGCACCGGTCGTCGGCCACTACCGGGCCCAGGGCCTTGCGACCACGATCCCGGCCCACGGCCAGGTCCAGGACGTCTTGAACCGCGCGCTGGACGCGATCGGCCGAGGCCCGGCCGATGCCGCCGGTACGTCGAGCTGA
- a CDS encoding golvesin C-terminal-like domain-containing protein — MPRPRGGLRLAAAVSVALAGLLAGTLQAAAAPTPEPAASGAPATDTPWSGSQGAGAPERRPDAAEAGIPEKKRDAALGTGWRTSRDRLWTTTGDAQGLHLLVADERSGYAWKTAATLAEPGFDTDAWIGNACVTESGDRAVVVYAPRTFTNKAELFARGAFAAVVDLTTGEVTKLRRQVSLAYYNPGCGAGEEAVLTQSGGEDKTSTRLLRVDAATGKVAAPVKVAGQLTSAVPAGSGRMVAADTSRIVSVSADGRRSTLAATDAVPFRLTPDQDGGLTFLDRSGDRATARHLTAGQLKSPDAGRKATALGHGKLDAVDVTRSADGRVYLTGAQRGVTAGALPKAVRLLDAPQGARVSTKGRAVITSTAWADGKDSRVTSEGAAEPRPVTLGVSLPARKRTMTFVVDPAAVVGADAEQGVAPTPGLGTGTGKKAARAASGLAAAASPSNPVEDERYCSVPRNDPRNQAMQPKPRQVEWAVDQAIMGTLNAKASRPANWKNLGMPAYAPQTLFPKKALVDGDHVPAQVMLGITAQESNMWQAARFAVPGVTANPLIGNYYGLEIYNSSSADDWDINWAEADCGYGITQVTDHMRLAGKEKGPSDTAWAYQTQRAVALDYAVNVAAGLQILTDKWNQIRNAGMKINNGDPVKIENWFFALWAYNSGFYPQADSGKNSGAWGVGWANNPANPEYPANRASFMDTTYADAAHPQDWPYPEKVIGFAGHPPELLEAPNTPISAYRPAWWNGDIITAPLNRANAKPPVNQFCDASNTCEPGKSYTPNAPEVAGSKAGPCAHKNASGQYDLKCWYHQSSTWKSDCSYSCGNELVRFDSTYAEQPDGTPYPPNCSTSGLPSGALVIDDLPDGTPSVRPGCTTPTSNQGSFALNFAADSKGLYPSKIDFHQLGAGYGGHFSFAHTRQASAEGGKMKVTGTWTLNKTLSQPARVLVHLPDHGAQTQLAQYDVTTKNGVRSRVVRQPGNGNRWVSIGAFMFGNVPKVTLSSVTSDGSGDEDIAFDAVAFVPITGTYVERSVDAVALFDEDQNLDTSAPASWIGGPLTSRQNLYDWGMDLTGRITSLPSCTAGPTTGCVMPATKSAMTAWRSQVTSAGTDPVNHPDGTSQGTWVGFANPYTDRPTSSTKPTRFDSDDNSYKIRSRTTVSFVKDSAGTVIPGSEYVDYGNRTGNTHLPKFMTETFSALATDYGIARPDLRYSVKNLNQHDNKNHAADPLATGVLPGRAYAYAGKKPTVVKDDDTPVDTGGTCVATLYASGGSIGYRPMLGADAPKQNVDSWQKKADSDSRVPDAVAELAHGIWSNFFQTELLSPLVGTAFGQAPPIWQELSLKVCADGSVRKVSGRPYLRSSHMPDQYLYVDGKAMNLDGTAGGASPVIKGDFQDFSKIPDPNQDYPLWPNPYGPCNFATDQSGNPWDITAPASAGTDPSPAHFCLDKSIPLDAGYSSY; from the coding sequence ATGCCAAGACCCAGAGGCGGGCTCCGCCTCGCCGCGGCGGTATCCGTCGCGCTGGCCGGCCTGTTGGCCGGCACCCTGCAGGCTGCAGCCGCCCCCACCCCTGAGCCGGCCGCGTCCGGCGCTCCGGCGACGGACACCCCCTGGAGCGGCTCACAGGGCGCCGGCGCCCCCGAGCGCCGACCCGACGCCGCGGAAGCCGGGATACCGGAGAAGAAGCGCGACGCCGCACTCGGCACGGGCTGGCGCACCTCGCGGGACCGGTTGTGGACCACCACGGGCGACGCCCAAGGCCTGCACCTGCTGGTCGCCGACGAACGGTCCGGGTACGCCTGGAAGACGGCTGCCACCCTTGCCGAGCCAGGCTTCGACACCGACGCATGGATCGGCAACGCCTGCGTGACCGAGTCCGGCGACCGGGCCGTGGTGGTCTACGCGCCCCGCACCTTCACCAACAAGGCGGAACTCTTCGCCCGCGGTGCCTTCGCCGCCGTGGTCGACCTCACCACGGGCGAGGTCACCAAGCTCCGGCGCCAGGTCAGCCTGGCCTACTACAACCCCGGCTGCGGCGCCGGTGAGGAAGCCGTGCTCACGCAGAGCGGCGGCGAGGACAAGACCTCGACCAGGCTGTTGCGTGTGGACGCCGCGACCGGCAAGGTCGCCGCCCCCGTCAAGGTCGCCGGACAGCTCACCTCCGCCGTCCCCGCGGGCAGCGGGCGCATGGTGGCGGCCGACACCTCCCGCATCGTCTCCGTGTCCGCCGACGGCCGGCGCTCGACCCTGGCCGCGACCGACGCCGTACCCTTCCGGCTCACCCCCGACCAGGACGGCGGACTGACCTTCCTGGACCGTTCCGGCGACCGGGCGACCGCCCGGCACCTCACTGCCGGGCAGCTGAAGTCCCCCGACGCCGGGCGCAAGGCCACGGCGTTGGGGCACGGCAAACTCGACGCGGTCGACGTGACCCGTTCCGCCGACGGCCGGGTCTACCTCACCGGTGCCCAGCGCGGTGTCACCGCCGGTGCTCTGCCCAAGGCGGTCCGGCTGCTCGACGCCCCCCAAGGGGCCCGCGTCTCCACCAAGGGCCGAGCCGTCATCACCAGCACCGCCTGGGCGGACGGCAAGGACTCCCGGGTGACCTCGGAGGGGGCGGCCGAGCCCCGCCCCGTCACCCTCGGCGTCAGCCTCCCCGCCCGTAAGCGCACGATGACCTTCGTCGTCGACCCCGCCGCGGTCGTCGGCGCCGACGCCGAACAGGGCGTGGCGCCCACGCCCGGCCTGGGCACGGGCACGGGGAAGAAGGCGGCACGGGCGGCGAGCGGCCTCGCCGCGGCCGCCTCGCCGAGCAACCCTGTCGAGGACGAGCGGTACTGCTCCGTCCCACGCAACGACCCCCGCAACCAGGCGATGCAGCCCAAGCCGCGTCAGGTGGAGTGGGCCGTCGACCAGGCCATCATGGGCACCCTGAACGCCAAGGCCTCGCGGCCCGCCAACTGGAAGAACCTCGGCATGCCGGCGTACGCGCCGCAGACGCTCTTCCCGAAGAAGGCGCTCGTCGACGGCGATCACGTCCCGGCGCAGGTGATGCTCGGCATCACCGCCCAGGAGTCCAACATGTGGCAGGCGGCCCGCTTCGCCGTCCCGGGCGTCACCGCCAACCCGCTCATCGGCAACTACTACGGGCTGGAGATCTACAACAGCAGCAGTGCCGATGACTGGGACATCAACTGGGCCGAGGCCGACTGCGGTTACGGCATCACACAGGTGACCGACCACATGCGTCTCGCCGGCAAGGAGAAGGGGCCCTCCGACACCGCCTGGGCCTACCAGACCCAGCGCGCCGTCGCCCTGGACTACGCGGTGAACGTCGCCGCCGGCCTGCAGATCCTCACCGACAAGTGGAATCAGATCCGCAACGCCGGCATGAAGATCAACAACGGCGATCCGGTCAAGATCGAGAACTGGTTCTTCGCGCTCTGGGCCTACAACTCGGGCTTCTACCCGCAGGCCGACAGCGGCAAGAACAGCGGTGCCTGGGGCGTGGGGTGGGCCAACAACCCCGCCAACCCCGAGTACCCCGCCAACCGGGCCTCTTTCATGGACACCACCTACGCCGACGCCGCCCACCCGCAGGACTGGCCCTACCCGGAGAAGGTGATCGGCTTCGCGGGCCACCCGCCGGAGCTGCTGGAGGCCCCCAACACCCCCATCTCCGCCTACCGTCCGGCCTGGTGGAACGGTGACATCATCACCGCTCCGCTCAACCGGGCCAACGCCAAGCCGCCCGTGAACCAGTTCTGCGACGCGAGCAACACCTGCGAGCCGGGCAAGTCCTACACGCCCAACGCCCCCGAGGTGGCGGGCTCCAAGGCCGGTCCCTGCGCCCACAAGAACGCCTCCGGCCAGTACGACCTGAAGTGCTGGTACCACCAGAGCAGCACCTGGAAGAGTGACTGCTCCTACTCCTGCGGCAACGAGCTCGTCCGCTTCGACAGCACCTACGCCGAACAGCCCGACGGCACCCCCTACCCGCCCAACTGCTCCACCTCGGGTCTCCCCTCGGGCGCCCTCGTCATCGACGACCTCCCGGACGGCACACCATCGGTCCGGCCCGGCTGCACCACACCCACCAGCAACCAGGGTTCCTTCGCCCTCAACTTCGCCGCCGACTCCAAGGGCCTCTACCCCTCGAAGATCGACTTCCATCAGCTGGGAGCGGGCTACGGCGGCCACTTCTCCTTCGCCCACACCCGCCAGGCGAGCGCCGAGGGCGGCAAGATGAAGGTCACCGGCACCTGGACCCTCAACAAGACGCTCAGCCAGCCGGCCCGCGTCCTGGTCCACCTGCCCGACCACGGGGCGCAGACCCAGCTCGCCCAGTACGACGTCACCACCAAGAACGGCGTACGCTCCCGAGTCGTCCGCCAGCCGGGCAACGGCAACCGGTGGGTCTCCATCGGCGCCTTCATGTTCGGCAACGTCCCCAAGGTCACGCTCAGCTCCGTCACGTCCGACGGTTCCGGCGACGAGGACATCGCGTTCGACGCCGTGGCCTTCGTCCCCATCACCGGCACCTATGTGGAGCGCAGCGTCGACGCCGTGGCCCTCTTCGACGAGGACCAGAACCTCGACACCTCCGCCCCCGCGTCCTGGATCGGCGGACCGCTCACCAGCCGCCAGAACCTCTACGACTGGGGGATGGACCTCACCGGCCGCATCACCTCCCTGCCCTCGTGCACCGCGGGCCCCACCACCGGGTGCGTGATGCCGGCGACGAAGAGCGCCATGACGGCCTGGCGCTCGCAGGTGACGTCCGCCGGAACCGACCCGGTCAACCACCCCGACGGCACCAGCCAGGGAACCTGGGTGGGCTTCGCCAACCCGTACACCGACCGGCCGACCAGCTCCACCAAGCCGACCAGGTTCGACAGCGACGACAACTCCTACAAGATCCGCTCACGGACCACCGTCTCGTTCGTCAAGGACTCCGCGGGCACCGTCATCCCGGGCAGTGAGTACGTGGACTACGGCAACCGCACGGGCAACACGCACCTGCCGAAGTTCATGACGGAAACCTTCTCCGCGCTCGCCACGGACTACGGCATCGCCAGACCGGACCTGCGCTACTCGGTGAAGAACCTCAACCAGCACGACAACAAGAACCACGCCGCCGACCCGCTGGCGACCGGCGTCCTGCCGGGCCGCGCCTACGCCTACGCGGGAAAGAAGCCGACCGTGGTGAAGGACGACGACACCCCGGTCGACACCGGAGGCACCTGTGTGGCCACCCTGTACGCCTCCGGCGGGTCCATCGGCTACCGGCCCATGCTGGGTGCCGACGCACCCAAGCAGAACGTCGACAGCTGGCAGAAGAAGGCCGACAGCGACAGCCGGGTGCCGGACGCGGTGGCCGAACTGGCCCACGGCATCTGGTCCAACTTCTTCCAGACCGAGCTGCTCTCCCCCCTGGTCGGCACGGCCTTCGGCCAGGCGCCGCCCATCTGGCAGGAACTGAGCCTGAAGGTCTGCGCCGACGGATCCGTACGCAAGGTGAGCGGGCGCCCCTACCTGCGCTCCAGCCACATGCCCGACCAGTACCTCTACGTGGACGGCAAGGCCATGAACCTGGACGGCACCGCCGGTGGCGCCTCGCCCGTGATCAAGGGAGACTTCCAGGACTTCAGCAAGATCCCGGACCCGAACCAGGACTATCCGCTGTGGCCCAACCCGTACGGGCCGTGCAACTTCGCCACCGACCAGAGCGGCAACCCCTGGGACATCACGGCACCGGCGTCCGCCGGAACCGACCCCTCTCCGGCACACTTCTGCCTCGACAAGAGCATTCCGCTCGACGCGGGGTACAGCAGCTACTGA
- a CDS encoding class I SAM-dependent methyltransferase, which translates to MPDLSYLAAVQESYDTVASAYFEQVKPPADLDPLSRGMLNVFAEVVRTAGLGPVADLGCGPGKVTAYLAEQRVPAFGIDLSPAMVEVARGAYPHLRFDVGSMTSLPIQDDELGGVLAYYSTHHTPPPLLPVLFGEFHRALAPGGSLMLTGHVGADQHLRPTQAYGGNPVSYESYLLPPDRIAELLVGAGLVLTARLVEEPGEGATRTYATFLAHKPPRR; encoded by the coding sequence GTGCCCGATCTCTCCTACCTCGCCGCCGTCCAGGAGTCGTACGACACCGTCGCCTCCGCCTACTTCGAACAGGTCAAGCCCCCGGCAGACCTGGATCCGCTGTCACGCGGGATGCTGAACGTGTTCGCGGAAGTGGTACGCACGGCTGGGCTCGGGCCCGTCGCCGATCTCGGATGCGGGCCCGGCAAAGTGACGGCGTACCTGGCGGAGCAGCGGGTGCCCGCGTTCGGCATCGACCTGTCCCCCGCCATGGTCGAGGTGGCCCGCGGGGCTTACCCGCATCTGCGGTTCGACGTCGGCTCGATGACGTCGCTCCCGATACAGGACGACGAACTCGGTGGGGTCCTCGCGTACTACTCCACCCATCACACGCCACCGCCGTTGTTGCCGGTGCTGTTCGGCGAGTTCCACCGCGCTCTCGCTCCGGGCGGCTCCTTGATGCTGACGGGCCACGTGGGAGCGGACCAGCATCTACGTCCGACCCAGGCCTATGGCGGGAATCCGGTGTCCTACGAGTCCTACCTGTTGCCGCCCGACCGGATTGCCGAGCTCCTGGTGGGAGCCGGACTCGTCCTCACCGCGCGTCTGGTGGAGGAACCCGGCGAGGGGGCCACAAGGACGTACGCCACCTTCCTCGCCCACAAACCACCACGGCGGTGA
- a CDS encoding dihydrofolate reductase family protein has translation MRRVMCSMGVSLDGYIVGPDGGFDWTEPDEELFRFVTDEIGELDAYLMGRRLYETMLYWENAAQDPSLDDASLAWVARWNPLPKVVFSTTLSAVQGHARLASGSPAEELERLRAEPGEGGIAIGGATLASEAADLGLIDEYRVRVYPVLVGGGIPFFPRGERRVDLELVDSRTFSSHVVYLRYHVARR, from the coding sequence ATGCGCAGAGTGATGTGTTCGATGGGTGTCTCACTCGACGGCTACATCGTCGGGCCGGACGGCGGCTTCGACTGGACGGAGCCGGACGAGGAGCTCTTCCGCTTCGTGACCGACGAGATCGGAGAACTCGACGCCTACCTGATGGGACGACGGCTGTACGAGACGATGCTGTACTGGGAGAACGCCGCCCAGGATCCGTCGCTCGACGACGCGTCGCTCGCATGGGTCGCGCGCTGGAATCCGCTCCCCAAGGTGGTGTTCTCCACCACGCTGTCGGCGGTGCAGGGGCATGCCCGCCTCGCCTCCGGCAGTCCGGCGGAGGAACTCGAGCGGTTGCGGGCCGAGCCGGGTGAGGGCGGCATCGCGATCGGCGGCGCGACACTCGCCTCCGAAGCCGCGGATCTGGGGCTGATCGACGAGTACCGGGTCAGGGTCTATCCGGTGCTGGTCGGCGGCGGCATCCCGTTCTTTCCGAGGGGCGAGCGCCGGGTGGATCTCGAACTCGTGGACAGCCGAACCTTCAGCTCACACGTCGTGTATCTCCGCTACCACGTGGCGCGCCGGTGA
- a CDS encoding TIGR03619 family F420-dependent LLM class oxidoreductase produces MTQMRLGVALPTFGPHATAEGIAHVSRTAELLGYDSLWTGDRILTPSVPSARYPGAGGVMPRSYENHMDPLTALSFAAAHTGRVRLGTSTLNGLWQPPLVLARTLTTLDVLSRGRLDVGLGLGWMPEEYAAVGVPWDGRGARLEESLDVLEKYWAGGVLAHEGPLFSVPEAVTGLRPHQRPAPPVLLAAFTPRGMRRVARRADGWLPTAMRLPRLTAMWTSIAEEATAAGRDPSALRMALRVNPELTDVKVDPEQVPGSGTLDQYIDYARQAAGAGVHELFMDFGQSPTTLDERVDLAGRFIDGVRAG; encoded by the coding sequence ATGACGCAGATGCGGCTCGGTGTGGCACTTCCGACCTTCGGCCCGCATGCGACGGCGGAGGGCATCGCCCACGTCAGCCGTACGGCTGAGCTGTTGGGATACGACTCCCTGTGGACGGGGGACCGGATCCTCACCCCTTCCGTGCCGAGCGCCCGCTATCCGGGCGCCGGTGGTGTGATGCCACGGTCGTACGAGAACCACATGGACCCGCTCACCGCACTCTCGTTCGCCGCCGCTCACACCGGCAGGGTCCGCCTGGGGACGAGCACGCTGAACGGCCTGTGGCAGCCGCCCTTGGTACTGGCCCGTACGCTCACGACTCTCGACGTCCTCAGCCGGGGCCGGCTGGACGTCGGCCTCGGGCTGGGCTGGATGCCGGAGGAGTACGCCGCAGTCGGTGTGCCCTGGGACGGCAGGGGGGCACGTCTGGAGGAGTCGCTCGACGTACTGGAGAAGTACTGGGCGGGCGGGGTCCTGGCACACGAGGGGCCGCTGTTCAGCGTGCCGGAGGCCGTGACGGGGCTCCGGCCTCACCAGCGGCCGGCTCCACCCGTGCTGCTCGCCGCGTTCACCCCCCGGGGCATGAGGCGTGTCGCGCGGCGGGCCGACGGCTGGCTGCCGACAGCCATGCGGCTGCCGCGGCTCACGGCCATGTGGACGTCCATCGCCGAGGAGGCCACGGCGGCGGGCCGGGACCCTTCCGCACTGCGTATGGCCCTCCGGGTGAATCCGGAACTGACCGACGTGAAGGTCGACCCCGAGCAGGTTCCCGGTTCCGGAACGCTCGACCAGTACATCGATTACGCGCGACAGGCGGCCGGTGCGGGAGTGCACGAACTCTTCATGGACTTCGGGCAGTCGCCCACCACGCTCGACGAACGCGTCGATCTGGCGGGGCGTTTCATCGACGGCGTGCGCGCGGGCTGA